A genomic region of Roseateles amylovorans contains the following coding sequences:
- a CDS encoding response regulator transcription factor yields MNLLLAEDDAILADALCEQMRALGFDVEHAPNGAVAQYLLAKQAFDMVVLDIGLPMVDGLEVLRQLRQHDASLPVLILTAMDSLEDRVAGLNAGADDYLTKPFDFPELEARLRALMRRSRALKASNELGQLSMQRETRSAQVHGETLELSPREFDLLDLLLTHQGRVITKEQINQVWSGDRGEGVAANNAVEVYIHRLRRKLEGAQVAIRTVRGLGYLLELERT; encoded by the coding sequence ATGAACCTCTTGCTGGCCGAAGACGATGCCATCCTGGCGGACGCCCTGTGCGAACAGATGCGGGCGCTGGGTTTCGATGTCGAGCACGCGCCCAATGGCGCGGTGGCGCAATACCTGCTGGCCAAGCAGGCCTTCGACATGGTGGTGCTGGACATCGGCCTGCCGATGGTTGACGGGCTGGAAGTGCTGCGCCAGCTGCGCCAGCATGACGCCTCGCTGCCGGTGCTGATCCTGACGGCGATGGACAGCCTGGAAGACCGCGTCGCCGGCCTGAATGCCGGTGCCGACGACTACCTCACCAAGCCCTTCGATTTCCCCGAACTGGAAGCCCGGCTGCGCGCGCTGATGCGCCGCAGTCGCGCCCTGAAGGCCAGCAACGAGCTGGGCCAGTTGAGCATGCAGCGCGAGACCCGCAGCGCGCAGGTGCACGGCGAGACGCTGGAACTCAGCCCGCGGGAATTCGATCTGCTGGACCTGCTGCTCACCCATCAGGGCCGTGTCATCACCAAGGAGCAGATCAACCAGGTCTGGTCCGGCGATCGCGGCGAAGGCGTGGCGGCCAACAATGCGGTGGAGGTCTATATCCATCGCCTGCGCCGCAAGCTCGAAGGCGCCCAGGTGGCCATCCGCACGGTGCGCGGTCTGGGCTATCTGCTGGAGCTGGAGCGCACCTGA
- a CDS encoding sensor histidine kinase encodes MYSLKRQLLLWLLLPQLVLWLAGALFSYRLAGRYANEAVDATLAQAVRSLSRQVKPMGNGLLIDFPRAAQDVLEADPNDKLLYTVSSPPGKFILGNRNLPSPPSMPASPPMGEAQFYDGEIDTPERPELRQGAPVRVAALYLQFGENPRDQQTMLVQVARSSANRELLARRLLIDTMLPLSLLIVLMSMIVWAGVGAGLAPISRLRRLVEGRRPNDLRPIELDAAPQELRTLAQAINDLLEAVSHNVQSQRRFISDAAHQLRTPLAGLKSQSELALAEAPPGPLTARLARVHESATRSAHLVNQLLALARTEPESVTRQPLTRLDLTRLAREVTAELVPRSLLQQVDLGFDEDEPLADIEVMGINLLLREALVNLVDNAMRYAGRGATVTVQVRRAQGSANGSTASSAASPVHGHGHGHGHAAHNAPGSGSMAAQVSHECAELLVTDNGPGVPPAMQDKVFERFFRGTHEGNGCGLGLAIVKEIVERHGGQVSMTNVSPHGLQVRMRLPLAAAV; translated from the coding sequence ATGTACTCCCTGAAGCGACAGCTCCTGCTGTGGCTGCTGCTGCCCCAGTTGGTGCTGTGGCTGGCCGGCGCCCTGTTCAGCTACCGGCTGGCCGGCCGCTATGCCAATGAGGCGGTCGACGCCACGCTGGCCCAGGCGGTGCGATCGCTGTCGCGCCAGGTCAAGCCGATGGGCAACGGGCTGCTGATCGACTTCCCCCGCGCGGCTCAGGACGTGCTGGAGGCCGATCCCAACGACAAGCTGCTCTATACCGTCAGCTCTCCCCCGGGCAAGTTCATCCTGGGCAACCGCAACCTGCCCAGTCCGCCGTCGATGCCGGCCAGCCCGCCGATGGGCGAGGCCCAGTTCTACGACGGCGAAATCGACACCCCCGAACGCCCGGAACTGCGCCAAGGCGCGCCGGTGCGGGTGGCAGCGCTCTACCTGCAGTTCGGCGAGAACCCGCGCGATCAGCAGACCATGCTGGTGCAGGTGGCGCGTTCCAGCGCCAACCGCGAGCTGCTGGCGCGGCGGCTGTTGATCGACACCATGCTGCCGCTGTCCCTGTTGATCGTGCTGATGAGCATGATCGTGTGGGCGGGCGTGGGCGCCGGTCTGGCGCCGATCTCGCGACTGCGCCGGCTGGTGGAGGGCCGCCGTCCCAACGATTTGCGGCCGATCGAGCTGGATGCCGCGCCGCAGGAGCTGCGCACGCTGGCGCAGGCGATCAACGACCTGCTGGAGGCTGTCAGCCACAACGTGCAGAGCCAGCGCCGCTTCATCAGCGACGCCGCGCATCAACTCCGCACGCCGCTGGCGGGCCTGAAGAGCCAGAGCGAGCTGGCCCTGGCCGAAGCACCGCCCGGCCCGCTGACCGCGCGGCTGGCGCGGGTGCATGAGAGCGCGACCCGCAGCGCCCACCTGGTGAATCAGTTGCTGGCACTGGCCCGCACCGAGCCGGAATCGGTCACCCGCCAGCCCCTCACCCGGTTGGACCTGACGCGCCTGGCCCGCGAAGTCACCGCCGAGCTGGTGCCCCGCTCGCTGCTCCAGCAGGTGGACCTGGGCTTCGATGAGGACGAGCCGCTGGCCGACATCGAGGTCATGGGCATCAACCTGCTGCTGCGGGAAGCGCTGGTGAATCTCGTGGACAACGCCATGCGATATGCCGGCCGCGGCGCCACCGTCACCGTGCAGGTGCGACGGGCCCAAGGCAGCGCCAACGGCAGCACGGCCAGCAGCGCCGCCAGTCCCGTCCATGGCCATGGGCATGGGCACGGACATGCGGCCCACAATGCCCCGGGATCAGGCAGCATGGCCGCGCAGGTCAGCCATGAATGCGCCGAACTGCTGGTGACCGACAACGGCCCCGGCGTGCCGCCCGCGATGCAGGACAAGGTCTTCGAGCGCTTCTTCCGCGGCACCCATGAAGGCAACGGCTGTGGCCTGGGGCTGGCGATCGTCAAGGAGATCGTGGAGCGGCATGGTGGCCAGGTCTCGATGACCAACGTCTCGCCGCATGGCCTGCAGGTGCGGATGCGCCTTCCGCTCGCGGCAGCGGTCTGA
- a CDS encoding maltoporin, whose protein sequence is MTRITPALKRIPLALGLLLAAGASHAVDFTGYFRAGPGGTTSNGASRACYALNGGTSGMKYRLGNECDIYGEFQLAQGFKKDGIDYKVVLMTDYYNPHSDADDSNHMRLAQMYAEAKGFDIAPEATVWAGKERGRRGDVHIVDTYFTEMTGVGAGIKGIAAGPGKLGVAYYTNDKDNNQRPGHRGNVEYVDIPTNPDGTLNVFGTVTKSQFAEGTNGWGLALRHNQNKLFGTSLNNVIWVQYAQGSAGLNSNFGNQTDTSAAKKFRIVESVNFQEGAWGGMGMVLWANEKDNAGKATTSTSVGGRVSYAVTRNFKLLTEAGVSQYKPDGGERARLTKVTFAPTLSTGPQLMDRPEFRLYVTHAKWNRAAGNVTGEPNFNGETSGTSFGAQVEVWF, encoded by the coding sequence ATGACCCGCATCACTCCTGCGCTGAAGCGCATTCCGTTGGCCCTCGGCCTGCTGCTGGCTGCTGGCGCTTCGCACGCCGTTGACTTCACCGGCTACTTCCGCGCCGGCCCCGGCGGCACCACCAGCAACGGCGCCAGCCGCGCCTGCTACGCCCTGAACGGCGGCACCAGCGGCATGAAGTACCGCCTCGGCAACGAGTGCGACATCTACGGTGAGTTCCAGCTCGCCCAAGGCTTCAAGAAGGACGGCATCGACTACAAGGTCGTGCTGATGACGGACTACTACAACCCGCATTCCGACGCCGACGACAGCAATCACATGCGCCTGGCGCAGATGTATGCGGAAGCCAAGGGCTTCGACATCGCCCCCGAGGCGACCGTGTGGGCCGGCAAGGAACGTGGCCGTCGCGGTGATGTGCACATCGTCGACACCTACTTCACCGAGATGACCGGCGTGGGCGCCGGCATCAAGGGCATCGCGGCCGGTCCCGGCAAGCTGGGCGTGGCCTACTACACCAACGACAAGGACAACAACCAGCGTCCTGGCCATCGCGGCAACGTCGAGTATGTGGACATCCCGACCAACCCGGACGGCACGCTGAATGTCTTCGGCACGGTCACCAAGTCGCAGTTCGCCGAAGGCACGAACGGCTGGGGCCTGGCGCTGCGCCACAACCAGAACAAGCTGTTCGGCACCTCGCTCAACAACGTGATCTGGGTGCAGTACGCCCAGGGTTCCGCGGGTCTGAACTCCAACTTCGGCAACCAGACCGACACCTCCGCCGCCAAGAAGTTCCGCATCGTTGAATCGGTGAACTTCCAGGAAGGCGCCTGGGGCGGCATGGGCATGGTGCTGTGGGCCAACGAGAAGGACAACGCCGGCAAGGCGACGACCTCCACCTCGGTGGGCGGCCGCGTCTCGTATGCGGTGACCCGCAACTTCAAGCTGCTCACCGAAGCCGGCGTGTCGCAATACAAGCCTGACGGCGGCGAACGCGCCCGCCTGACCAAGGTGACCTTCGCGCCGACGCTGTCGACCGGCCCGCAACTGATGGACCGTCCCGAGTTCCGCCTGTACGTGACCCACGCCAAGTGGAACCGTGCCGCCGGCAACGTCACTGGCGAACCCAACTTCAACGGTGAAACCTCCGGCACCAGCTTCGGCGCCCAGGTGGAAGTGTGGTTCTGA